A window of Hyperolius riggenbachi isolate aHypRig1 chromosome 1, aHypRig1.pri, whole genome shotgun sequence contains these coding sequences:
- the LOC137563812 gene encoding peroxisomal acyl-coenzyme A oxidase 3-like translates to MSLQPVLRMLCTLYGLWSLSKHMAVLYQGGYCSGELPGKIIQDAILELCTQLKDEAVSLVDAIAPPDFILNSPIAKADGELYRNLWSAVLQGEKVLERPSWWAEFCSNKPVIGRLRSQL, encoded by the exons ATGTCCCTCCAGCCGGTCCTGAGGATGCTGTGCACCCTATATGGACTCTGGTCACTCAGCAAACACATGGCAGTGCTGTATCAGG GTGGATACTGTTCTGGTGAACTGCCTGGAAAGATCATACAAGATGCCATCCTGGAGCTGTGCACACAG tTGAAAGATGAGGCTGTGTCTCTAGTGGATGCCATCGCTCCCCCGGACTTCATATTGAACTCACCTATTGCCAAGGCAGATGGAGAG CTGTACAGGAATCTGTGGTCTGCCGTCCTGCAGGGAGAGAAGGTGCTGGAGCGGCCATCTTGGTGGGCGGAGTTTTGCAGTAATAAGCCTGTGATTGGCAGACTGAGATCGCAGCTCTGA